In one window of Tachypleus tridentatus isolate NWPU-2018 chromosome 2, ASM421037v1, whole genome shotgun sequence DNA:
- the LOC143244808 gene encoding uncharacterized protein LOC143244808 gives MSKQTSHADFKWTTEEESTADQPTLEVQTWLVSVFLYFTYVGAWTNSSWTVIIVTLTTHVKLCIMFPKYVQTTINTRQEIQRQLRKGILQNMKHGKSGKRRRESLT, from the coding sequence ATGTCAAAGCAAACATCACACGCTGACTTCAAGTGGACGACGGAGGAGGAAAGCACGGCGGACCAGCCAACGCTGGAGGTGCAAACCTGGTTAGTGAGTGTGTTTCTGTACTTCACATATGTAGGTGCTTGGACAAATAGCTCGTGGACCGTAATAATAGTGACTTTGACTACACATGTGAAGTTGTGTATTATGTTCCCGAAATATGTTCAAACCACTATCAACACACGGCAGGAAATCCAGAGACAACTGCGCAAAGGAATACTACAGAACATGAAACATGGAAAAAG